Proteins co-encoded in one Vidua chalybeata isolate OUT-0048 chromosome 18, bVidCha1 merged haplotype, whole genome shotgun sequence genomic window:
- the KREMEN1 gene encoding kremen protein 1 yields MEPPALAAVLAFSGLALSCCREPVLSECYTANGADYRGTQNQTSQNAGKPCLFWNETFEHPYNTVKYPNGEGGLGEHNYCRNPDGDVSPWCYIAEHEDGIYWKYCEIPSCRMPGNLGCYKDHGEPPPLTGTSETSNKLTIQTCISSCRSQQFKFAGMESGYACFCGNNPDYWRYGEAASTECNSVCFGDHTQPCGGDGRVILFDTLIGACGGNYTSATAVIYSPDFPDTYGTGKVCYWTIQVPGASQIHFSFVLFEIKDATDMVELLDGYTYHVLARFNGKNRPPHTFNISLDFVILYFFSDDINQAQGFAIRYRAVKDNVHQNKIPVNHTLPERLNEQANLSINAARSSKILYVITTSPSHPTSSMPEWTIYSLTALLILSVTAIIAKILLHVTMRSHQIPAAAETEDCSDVTTAGEIWSIFYQPSTSISIFKKKLRNQQDDCNPLVGN; encoded by the exons aATGCTATACAGCAAACGGGGCTGACTATCGTGGCACTCAGAACCAGACCTCCCAAAATGCAGGGAAACCTTGTCTGTTTTGGAATGAGACCTTTGAGCATCCTTACAATACTGTGAAATATCCCAATGGGGAGGGAGGGCTTGGAGAGCATAACTACTGCAG gaaCCCCGATGGGGATGTCAGCCCATGGTGCTATATTGCAGAACATGAAGATGGAATATACTGGAAATACTGTGAGATTCCATCCTGCCGAA TGCCAGGAAATCTGGGCTGTTACAAGGACCATGGGGAGCCACCACCTCTGACTGGCACCAGCGAGACCTCCAATAAACTCACAATCCAAACGTGCATCAGCTCCTGCCGCAGTCAGCAGTTCAAG TTTGCAGGCATGGAATCAGGTTATGCTTGCTTCTGTGGAAATAACCCTGACTACTGGAGATACGGGGAGGCAGCCAGTACGGAATGCAACAGTGTTTGCTTTGGAGACCACACTCAGCCCTGCGGTGGGGACGGCAGAGTCATTCTTTTTGACA CCCTTATTGGTGCCTGTGGAGGGAATTACACTTCTGCTACAGCTGTGATCTATTCCCCAGATTTTCCTGACACATATGGCACAGGCAAAGTCTGTTATTGGACCATACAAGTTCCAGGAGCATCTCAAATCCACTTCAGCTTTGTCCTTTTTGAAATCAAAGATGCTACAGATATGGTGGAATTGCTGGATGGTTACACCTACCACGTTCTAGCTCGTTTTAATGGCAAGAACAGGCCTCCTCACACCTTTAACATCTCTTTGGATTTTGTCATTTTGTACTTTTTCTCAGATGACATCAACCAAGCCCAGGGATTTGCTATCAGGTATAGAG ctgtgaagGACAATGTGCATCAAAACAAGATCCCAGTGAATCACACCCTTCCAGAGAGGCTAAATGAACAAGCAAATCTCAGCATCAATGCAGCCCGGTCATCAAAGATACTCTATGTCATCACAACCAGCCCAAGCCATCCAACCAGCTCCATGCCTG AATGGACAATATACAgcctcacagcactgctcaTCCTAAGTGTTACAGCCATAATAGCAAAGATACTTCTGCACGTTACCATGAG GTCCCACCagattcctgctgcagctgaaacagAGGATTGCAGTGATGTCACTACTGCTGGGGAGATCTGGAGTATATTTTACCAACCATCCACATCAATATCCATCTTCAAGAAAAAGCTTCGAAATCAACAAGATGATTGCAACCCACTGGTGGGAAACTGA